The following coding sequences are from one Collimonas arenae window:
- a CDS encoding prolyl oligopeptidase family serine peptidase, with the protein MPSLPEVEVVDVKVPSYDGAMIPMTLLYKKGLKRDGSNPTLLDGYAAYGFSQTAYFSPASMAWIERGGVLAYANVRGSGVYGDDWYRAGFKATKPNTWKDGVACAKYLIAEGYATPKTLGVMGTSAGGIFVGRTVTTAPELFAAAIFNVGIMDTVRAEDSANGITNISEFGSARNPAEFPALLEMSTYHNIKDNTAYPAVMLVHGMNDPRVDVWHSAKTAARLQAATSSGKPILLRLDMQAGHGIGSTATQRYALSADIYSFLLWQMGKAKQNGS; encoded by the coding sequence ATGCCTAGCCTGCCGGAAGTGGAAGTGGTCGACGTCAAGGTGCCGAGCTACGATGGCGCCATGATCCCGATGACGCTGCTGTACAAGAAAGGCCTGAAGCGCGACGGCAGCAATCCGACGTTGCTGGACGGTTATGCCGCCTATGGCTTTTCGCAAACCGCTTACTTTTCTCCCGCCAGCATGGCCTGGATCGAACGCGGCGGCGTGCTGGCTTACGCCAATGTGCGCGGCAGCGGCGTCTACGGCGATGACTGGTACCGCGCCGGCTTCAAGGCCACCAAGCCGAATACCTGGAAAGATGGCGTCGCTTGCGCCAAGTACCTGATCGCTGAAGGCTACGCTACGCCGAAAACATTGGGCGTGATGGGCACCAGCGCCGGCGGCATCTTCGTCGGCCGCACCGTGACTACGGCGCCGGAATTGTTTGCGGCCGCCATTTTCAATGTCGGCATCATGGACACCGTGCGCGCCGAAGACAGTGCCAATGGCATCACCAATATTTCCGAATTCGGCAGCGCCCGCAACCCGGCGGAATTCCCGGCCTTGTTGGAAATGAGCACTTACCACAATATCAAGGACAACACCGCCTATCCGGCTGTCATGCTGGTGCACGGCATGAACGATCCGCGCGTCGATGTCTGGCACAGCGCCAAGACCGCGGCCCGTCTGCAAGCGGCCACCAGCAGCGGCAAACCGATCCTGCTGCGGCTCGACATGCAGGCCGGCCACGGCATAGGCAGTACCGCTACCCAGCGTTATGCGCTGTCCGCGGATATCTACAGCTTCCTGTTATGGCAGATGGGGAAAGCCAAACAGAACGGTAGCTGA
- a CDS encoding AraC family transcriptional regulator: protein MKSTTKPASKPAAKPTAAKPERLDPRYSTASINPLTPRYLSVVAHERGYDTASLCRGLGFTAEDLNQPNFKISYRQGSMMIRRGQKLIGDTGLGLAVGSRQTLVSWGLVGFGMMTCATLGEASEMGIHYQKGAGSLIHIAMELRGQQVAILADPQFYDPDIEMFLIEEAFSSMVNIVRHLVGPQFTPTAIELVYQPPPHAAIYDTIFRCPVRFGCSRNRLITDVNWMNYPLPTYDPLVAKTAIKLIEENLTVEQEKVDLSTTIERAIRDNLKDLPSLQSIAATLNIGERTLRRRLNDAGFSYQGLLESVRKSRALELLSHSKFSVADVAAETGFKDVRNFRRAFKRWTGVAPTEIRE, encoded by the coding sequence ATGAAATCGACCACAAAGCCGGCCTCGAAGCCCGCTGCAAAACCGACCGCCGCCAAACCGGAACGTCTCGATCCGCGCTATTCGACGGCGTCGATCAATCCGCTGACGCCGCGTTACCTGTCCGTCGTGGCGCATGAGCGCGGCTACGACACCGCATCGCTGTGCCGCGGCCTCGGCTTCACGGCGGAAGACCTGAACCAGCCCAACTTCAAGATTTCCTATCGCCAGGGCAGCATGATGATCCGGCGCGGCCAGAAACTGATCGGCGACACCGGCCTCGGGCTGGCAGTCGGCAGCCGCCAGACGCTGGTTTCCTGGGGACTGGTCGGCTTTGGCATGATGACTTGCGCGACGCTGGGCGAGGCCAGCGAAATGGGCATCCATTATCAGAAAGGCGCCGGTTCGCTGATCCATATCGCCATGGAGTTGCGCGGCCAGCAGGTGGCGATCCTGGCCGATCCGCAGTTCTATGATCCGGATATCGAGATGTTCCTGATCGAGGAAGCATTCTCCAGCATGGTCAATATCGTGCGCCACCTGGTCGGCCCGCAATTCACGCCGACAGCAATTGAACTGGTGTACCAGCCGCCGCCGCATGCCGCCATCTATGACACGATTTTCCGCTGTCCGGTACGCTTCGGCTGCTCGCGCAACCGCCTGATTACCGACGTCAACTGGATGAATTACCCGCTGCCGACCTACGATCCGCTGGTAGCCAAGACGGCCATTAAATTGATCGAAGAGAATCTCACGGTAGAGCAGGAGAAAGTCGACCTTTCCACCACCATCGAGCGCGCGATCCGCGACAACCTGAAGGATTTGCCGTCGCTGCAAAGCATCGCCGCCACCCTCAACATCGGCGAACGAACGCTGCGGCGACGCCTCAACGACGCTGGTTTTTCATATCAAGGCTTGCTGGAATCGGTGCGCAAATCGCGTGCACTGGAACTGCTGTCGCATTCGAAATTTTCCGTGGCGGATGTCGCCGCCGAGACCGGGTTCAAGGACGTGCGGAATTTCCGCCGCGCGTTCAAGCGCTGGACCGGCGTGGCGCCGACTGAAATCAGGGAATAG
- a CDS encoding glycoside hydrolase yields the protein MKKYHRLTCRLYFSMVVAGVLPAAAHANAVLQNPFWRVALDPATLAIRVTPADGPEVAVSNGVDAHKVSSLHVAVDEASWRWDERADNGYAIEAKLTERDLALTIRAKGTGQLALIRQPGQAIGRGLILPLTEGRYVARDNKVWNDFILQHMERINATQDLSLPLWGLDHGKFTLNWLLTNPFNNQLDFSADKNGDGVALKVSHTFTTLSADTPMTLILHLGEADPLAGAKRYRAWLKETGRFESLADKIAKTPDAAKLIGASHIYLWGSGLIAAKDIRDWPVFLTALRGKDGLAQDLRRTFDRESKSVLAQASAKPDRYQQKVIIRAFNGAINALARAAWQVDEPDVGLLANRYGELRAQVARTFSAALSKDPAGWGDGVSVNTMSQLQAAGLPRLWIGLGEGWEGGLWHPEAIAAGVKAGYMVAPYDSYETALPRGDNPDWATAHLGEKAYRDCAIVQQDGTFKSGFNQSGHYTNPLCMRPLLEARVRALQEKTGFNSWFLDAYATGMVFDDYRKAAPMSMAQNAIANVDSSRWISQDRQMPTGSEDGNATTSQGIFFAHGMQTPVIGWGDKDMQKDKTSPYYLGKYYPPEEPEVMFKAVPLKELYRKVDFDPAARLPLYQAVFHDSVITTHHWLFDSLKLNNVRMENELAQLLYNVPPLFHLSSATFKARLPLMQRQDAFFRPLHQRLATQALTGFRWLSTDKMLQETSFADGTTLVVNFSDSERQAEGRRFKPYSMTARFNDGSTSIYAADKK from the coding sequence ATGAAAAAATATCATCGTCTTACTTGCCGCCTATATTTCAGCATGGTTGTGGCCGGCGTCTTGCCTGCGGCGGCGCATGCCAACGCAGTTTTACAGAATCCATTCTGGCGTGTCGCACTCGATCCGGCGACGTTGGCGATCAGGGTTACGCCGGCAGACGGACCGGAAGTTGCCGTATCCAACGGAGTTGATGCACACAAGGTATCTTCCCTCCATGTTGCCGTCGACGAGGCGAGCTGGCGCTGGGATGAGCGTGCTGATAATGGCTACGCGATCGAGGCAAAACTCACTGAGCGCGATCTGGCCCTGACGATACGCGCGAAGGGAACAGGCCAGCTCGCACTTATCCGCCAGCCCGGGCAAGCCATCGGCCGTGGTTTGATCCTGCCGCTCACGGAAGGTCGCTACGTTGCGCGCGACAACAAGGTCTGGAACGACTTCATACTGCAACACATGGAGCGGATCAACGCTACACAGGACCTCAGCTTGCCGTTGTGGGGATTGGATCACGGCAAGTTCACGCTGAACTGGCTGCTGACCAATCCATTCAATAACCAGCTCGATTTCAGTGCAGACAAGAACGGTGATGGTGTGGCGCTCAAGGTCAGCCATACCTTCACAACGCTGTCGGCCGACACGCCGATGACATTGATTCTGCATCTGGGCGAGGCCGATCCGCTGGCCGGCGCCAAACGCTATCGCGCGTGGTTGAAAGAAACCGGTCGCTTTGAATCGCTGGCCGACAAGATCGCCAAAACACCGGATGCCGCCAAGCTGATCGGCGCATCGCACATCTATCTGTGGGGCAGCGGCCTGATCGCCGCCAAGGATATCCGCGACTGGCCGGTCTTCCTGACGGCGTTGCGCGGCAAGGATGGGCTGGCCCAAGATTTGCGCCGCACATTTGATCGGGAGAGCAAATCCGTCCTGGCGCAGGCAAGCGCCAAACCGGACAGGTATCAGCAAAAAGTCATCATCCGCGCTTTCAACGGCGCCATCAACGCCCTTGCGCGCGCGGCATGGCAGGTAGATGAACCCGATGTCGGGCTGCTGGCAAATCGCTACGGCGAATTGCGTGCGCAGGTGGCGCGGACATTTTCCGCCGCGTTGAGTAAAGATCCTGCCGGCTGGGGCGACGGCGTTTCCGTCAACACCATGTCGCAATTGCAGGCTGCCGGCTTGCCGCGTCTCTGGATCGGTCTCGGCGAAGGTTGGGAGGGCGGCCTGTGGCATCCCGAAGCGATCGCCGCCGGCGTCAAGGCGGGCTATATGGTGGCGCCATACGACTCCTATGAAACAGCCTTGCCGCGCGGCGATAATCCCGATTGGGCCACCGCCCATCTCGGCGAAAAGGCCTATCGCGATTGCGCCATCGTGCAGCAGGACGGTACGTTCAAATCCGGCTTCAACCAGTCCGGTCATTACACCAATCCACTGTGCATGCGCCCGCTGTTAGAGGCAAGGGTACGTGCGTTGCAGGAAAAAACCGGCTTCAACAGCTGGTTCCTGGATGCCTACGCAACGGGCATGGTGTTCGACGATTATAGAAAAGCGGCGCCAATGAGCATGGCGCAAAACGCCATCGCCAATGTCGACAGTTCGCGCTGGATTTCGCAAGACCGGCAAATGCCGACGGGTTCGGAGGATGGCAATGCCACCACCTCGCAGGGAATTTTCTTTGCGCACGGCATGCAGACCCCGGTAATCGGCTGGGGCGACAAGGACATGCAGAAAGATAAAACATCGCCGTATTATCTCGGCAAGTATTATCCGCCGGAAGAACCGGAAGTCATGTTCAAGGCCGTGCCATTGAAAGAGCTGTACCGCAAAGTCGACTTCGATCCGGCGGCGCGTCTGCCGCTATACCAGGCGGTATTCCACGATTCGGTCATCACCACGCATCACTGGCTGTTCGATAGCTTGAAATTGAACAATGTCCGCATGGAAAACGAACTGGCGCAATTGCTCTACAACGTGCCGCCGCTGTTTCACCTAAGTAGCGCGACATTCAAAGCCAGATTGCCGCTGATGCAGCGGCAGGATGCGTTCTTCCGGCCGCTACATCAACGCTTGGCGACCCAGGCGTTGACTGGATTTCGCTGGCTGTCGACAGACAAGATGCTGCAGGAAACCAGTTTTGCCGATGGCACCACGCTGGTGGTGAATTTCTCTGATAGCGAACGTCAGGCTGAAGGCCGACGCTTCAAGCCATACAGCATGACGGCGCGTTTCAATGACGGTAGTACATCGATATATGCGGCTGATAAAAAATAG